The following are encoded in a window of Castanea sativa cultivar Marrone di Chiusa Pesio chromosome 5, ASM4071231v1 genomic DNA:
- the LOC142633941 gene encoding transcription factor MYB102: MGRAPCCDKNGLKKGPWTPEEDQKLMDYIQKHGYGNWRTLPKNAGLQRCGKSCRLRWTNYLRPDIKRGRFSFEEEETIIQLHSILGNKWSAIAARLPGRTDNEIKNYWNTHIRKRLLRMGIDPVTHNPRLDLLDISSILSSSLYNPSQMNNVSRLFGVQPFVNPELLRLATSIMSSQRDQNPNLLLQNVQENQLCQNQIPQLVQFQSNQLHAPIQENIDPITCTTMSTPCVPFHSEAQPQLVDSNVDQFPSNFNDFSSSNCQLTEWQTNEMPSNFTDEEYVPLPSYNYYGPDQTIMDPSETSTFQSNNSNQNFSFASVLSTPSSSPTPLNSNSTYINSSSTEDERESYCSNMLKFEIQDLLDVNEFM, encoded by the exons ATGGGAAGAGCACCGTGTTGTGACAAAAATGGCCTTAAGAAAGGGCCATGGACACCGGAGGAGGATCAGAAACTCATGGATTATATTCAGAAACATGGATATGGGAATTGGAGGACACTTCCAAAGAATGCTG gACTTCAAAGGTGTGGAAAGAGTTGCCGTCTTCGTTGGACTAACTATTTGAGACCCGATATCAAGAGGGGCAgattttcttttgaagaagagGAAACAATTATTCAGCTACATAGTATTTTGGGAAACAa GTGGTCTGCAATTGCTGCTCGCTTGCCCGGAAGAACGGACAATGAAATCAAGAACTATTGGAACACACACATTAGAAAGAGGCTTCTTCGAATGGGAATTGACCCAGTGACTCATAACCCACGCCTTGATCTTCTTGACATTTCCTCAATCCTAAGTTCCTCACTCTATAACCCATCTCAAATGAACAACGTCTCAAGGTTGTTTGGGGTCCAACCCTTTGTCAATCCAGAACTATTAAGGCTTGCAACATCAATCATGTCATCCCAACGTGATCAAAACCCAAACTTACTTCTTCAAAATGTACAAGAAAACCAGCTTTGCCAAAACCAAATTCCACAACTTGTCCAGTTCCAGTCTAACCAACTTCATGCCCCTattcaagaaaatattgatCCAATTACTTGCACCACAATGAGTACCCCTTGTGTTCCATTTCATAGTGAAGCACAGCCACAACTCGTGGACTCCAATGTGGACCAATTCCCATCAAATTTCAACGATTTCAGCTCCTCAAATTGTCAACTAACTGAGTGGCAAACCAATGAGATGCCTTCAAATTTTACTGATGAAGAATATGTTCCTCTACCAAGTTACAATTATTATGGTCCTGATCAAACTATCATGGATCCTTCTGAAACATCAACTTTCCAATCCAACAACAGCAACCAGAATTTCAGCTTCGCGTCGGTTTTATCAACGCCTTCATCAAGCCCAACGCCATTGAATTCAAATTCAACATACATCAATAGCAGCAGCACTGAAGATGAGAGGGAAAGCTACTGCAGCAACatgttgaaatttgaaatacaAGATTTATTGGATGTCAATGAATTCATGTAA